Part of the Nicotiana sylvestris chromosome 5, ASM39365v2, whole genome shotgun sequence genome is shown below.
TTACATCATCTTGACTCGTTTACAGTTTGAAACAGAGCTCCGAATCCCTCTGCCTGTCACGGAATATTGAGCAGATGCTGATCGAACAGAAGGCGACTTGTCAATGTATGCATACCTTTCATTACCGTTCCAGTATAAAATCACCCGGTTAGTGCAAGCATGCGACCAGCTATCTCCTGTTCGGCAAGACATattaagaagcaaaaatggacaACGATCAATACTATAAGTTCACCATCTTTGTTTTCCCAAACTTTTGAAACAGAACATTTTTTCTCTGGGAATGTGGTGGGACGGGGGCGAAAATTAGCAGGAGGCAGACATGTTTGGTACCAAGATATATCTTAAAAAAGCTTGGTATTTACCTAATGCAAGAGTTAATTGATATGACCCTTCGATATACTTGGTGGTTACTTGATTCAAGAGGACAACCTACACAAAGAATTGATGTTAATGACATGATACAATCGCAAATAAAACTAACTGATTATGTACCGAAAGATAATCACTTGGAAAGGAAGTTATCCTTACTGCCAAAGTATATTTCTTTGCAAGCTTCGTCAACTTTAAGGCCATTCCACCGAGTAGTCGGGTTCTAAGGGCCATGTCATCAAAATCTTGACGGAAATGGAATGTAATGCTATCAATAATAACAACCTTAACctaataaaaaaaaagtttcaGAAATTATATGTTTTAGTTGTGAAGAAGGATATTAAAAAGAAAGAATTTCTCTACATACATCTTTATGCTCTGAAATGAACTTATCCAAGTAATTTACAACAGCAATTTGCTCCGTGTAACTACAAACACGAAAATAGAATATGTTCTCAAGGAAATCCTCTGGCTTCCTGTTAAGTTGACAAGCCTGTAAATCCTTCTTTAAAAAACCATGATATTCTTGCATGTCTTCCAGACAAGCTTCAGCAATTTGTAAAGCGCGCTCCACCATGAAGCTGCCTTCCGTATCTGAAAATTGCATATACAGCCAGGTACTTGGCTGAATATAGAAAGAGAATAGCTATAATACGCGGACAATAAACAACTCTGTTAGCATGTACCTATATATATTGCCTTGCCTTGAAGACCACCATAATCCATGGGAATTTGAACGTTTACTGCAAGTTGTATCCTGCATTTTGAAGTCTCTTAACCAATAGAAACAAGAAGTTATTTCTAATACGCAGGAAGTACACGTGACAACGATTACCCAAGTTGTGTTTTACCAATTCCTGGCACCCCACCTGCAACAATCAGAAGATAATTTATCTTAAAGTTGATGATAACTGCAAACACATTGTTTTAGAAACGCCAATAAGCAAGAGTGGACGCCTGTATGATATTATTGGAAATATGCAAACATATCTAAATGTTATAACACTAACCAATTTCAGTAACCTCTTTGCAACTTATTCCCCCACCCAAAATGTCATCCAACTCGGAACAAGATGTTGTGATACGTCCAAGTGATTCCTCCTCGTTTAGCATATCCCAGGCAGTTTGCGCTCCTAATAAAAAGAATCCATACATAAATTCCTTCCTCTTTGCAAAATAATCAAAGCAGAACAATGAAACGATGCTACTGTCAACAAGTCAATAATA
Proteins encoded:
- the LOC104230043 gene encoding DNA repair protein RAD51 homolog 3 isoform X2; translated protein: MEVSSLPISASQRAKLISAGYTSLSSLFSVSYSDLARDLKISENEAIGILRVASQRKGSERSNGTSSIVNGAQTAWDMLNEEESLGRITTSCSELDDILGGGISCKEVTEIGGVPGIGKTQLGIQLAVNVQIPMDYGGLQGKAIYIDTEGSFMVERALQIAEACLEDMQEYHGFLKKDLQACQLNRKPEDFLENIFYFRVCSYTEQIAVVNYLDKFISEHKDVKVVIIDSITFHFRQDFDDMALRTRLLGGMALKLTKLAKKYTLAVVLLNQVTTKYIEGSYQLTLALGDSWSHACTNRVILYWNGNERYAYIDKSPSVRSASAQYSVTGRGIRSSVSNCKRVKMM
- the LOC104230043 gene encoding DNA repair protein RAD51 homolog 3 isoform X1, yielding MEVSSLPISASQRAKLISAGYTSLSSLFSVSYSDLARDLKISENEAIGILRVASQRKGSERSNGTSSIVNGAQTAWDMLNEEESLGRITTSCSELDDILGGGISCKEVTEIGGVPGIGKTQLGIQLAVNVQIPMDYGGLQGKAIYIDTEGSFMVERALQIAEACLEDMQEYHGFLKKDLQACQLNRKPEDFLENIFYFRVCSYTEQIAVVNYLDKFISEHKDVKVVIIDSITFHFRQDFDDMALRTRLLGGMALKLTKLAKKYTLAVVLLNQVTTKYIEGSYQLTLALGDSWSHACTNRVILYWNGNERYAYIDKSPSVRSASAQYSVTGRGIRSSVSNCKRVKMMS